A genome region from Tenebrio molitor chromosome 4, icTenMoli1.1, whole genome shotgun sequence includes the following:
- the ATPCL gene encoding ATP-citrate synthase isoform X1: MSAKAIREATGKNLINKHLSGETAAVQCRFASVDPDTKFAELVANNPWLKTEKLVVKPDQLIKRRGKLGLIAVNKNLDEVQKWISERMNKDQEIGAATGKLRNFIIEPFVPHKENEEVYVCIYSHRHADTILFYHQGGVDVGDVDAKAVKLDVPIGETVDEATIANKLLGQVTAASKKAMITKFVHNLYKLYVDLYFTYLEINPLVVTEKEIYVLDLAAKLDATADFICKPMWGEIDYPPPFGRDAYPEEAYIADLDSKSGASLKLTILNKSGRIWTMVAGGGASVIYSDTICDLGGAQELANYGEYSGAPSEQQTYEYAKTILSLMTQEKHPQGKVLITGGGIANFTNVAATFRGIITALVEFQERLIEHKISIFVRRAGPNYQEGLRRMREVGQTLGIPLYVFGPETHMTAICGMALGTRPIPQENNVEFATANFLLPSGEKQPNKQSLGQKGGADSASAISCTRKIQDVIPNHVVHIEIPQKYKGGDSAGVQTPMFTNKTKSIVWGMQTRAVQSMLDFDFVCSRSEPSVVAIIYPFTGDHKQKYYWGHKEILIPVYKKMNDAMTKHPEADVLVNFASLRSAYQSTVETMEFPQIRTIAIIAEGIPENQTRKLIKLANEKNVSIIGPATVGGVKPGCFKIGNTGGMMDNILHSKLYRPGSVAYVSRSGGMSNELNNIVSKSTDGVYEGVAIGGDRYPGTTFMDHIMRYQADENVKMIILLGEVGGVEEYEVCNALKNKIITKPLVAWCIGTCAGMFTSEVQFGHAGSCANSNQETATAKNEALKAAGAHVPNSFDYLGDVVQEVYISLVSQGAIVPAAEVPPPTVPMDYSWARELGLIRKPASFMTSICDERGQELIYAGMPISDVLQKNVGIGGVISLLWFQRCLPSYVCKFFEMCLMVTADHGPAVSGAHNTIVCARAGKDLVSSLVSGLLTIGDRFGGALDGAAKQFSEAYDTGMHPAEFVNHMRNKGQLIMGIGHRVKSINNPDQRVKIVKEFVMQNFPATPLLLYALEVEKLTTSKKPNLILNVDGVIACSFVDMLRNCGSFTSEEAQEYINIGAINSLFVLGRSIGFIGHYMDQKRLKQGLYRHPWDDISYVLPEQYNN; the protein is encoded by the exons GCCTGATCGCCGTCAACAAAAACCTAGACGAGGTCCAAAAATGGATATCAGAACGCATGAACAAAGACCAAGAAATCGGCGCCGCCACCGGGAAGCTTAGGAACTTCATCATCGAACCCTTCGTCCCCCACAAAGAAAACGAAGAAGTCTATGTCTGCATCTACTCGCACCGTCACGCCGACACCATCCTCTTCTACCACCAAGGTGGCGTCGATGTCGGCGACGTCGACGCCAAAGCCGTCAAACTCGACGTCCCAATTGGCGAAACGGTCGACGAAGCGACCATCGCCAACAAGCTGCTGGGACAGGTGACCGCCGCCAGCAAGAAAGCAATGATTACCAAATTCGTCCACAATCTGTACAAGCTGTACGTCGACTTGTACTTCACATATCTGGAGATCAACCCGTTGGTGGTTACCGAGAAGGAGATCTACGTTTTGGACTTGGCCGCGAAGTTGGACGCCACCGCCGATTTTATTTGCAAGCCTATGTGGGGCGAGATCGATTATCCTCCGCCTTTCGGACGTGATGCCTATCCAG AGGAAGCCTACATCGCCGACCTGGACTCGAAGTCGGGCGCCAGCCTCAAGCTGACGATCCTGAACAAGTCCGGCCGCATCTGGACCATGGTGGCCGGAGGCGGCGCCTCCGTCATCTACAGCGACACGATCTGCGACCTGGGAGGCGCTCAAGAACTGGCCAATTACGGTGAATATTCAGGCGCTCCGTCCGAACAACAGACCTACGAATACGCCAAGACCATCCTCTCGCTCATGACCCAAGAGAAGCACCCGCAGGGAAAAGTCCTGATAACCGGGGGCGGCATAGCGAACTTCACCAACGTGGCGGCGACGTTCCGCGGCATCATCACGGCGCTGGTCGAATTCCAAGAGAGACTGATCGAGCACAAGATCTCAATCTTCGTGAGACGAGCGGGACCCAACTACCAGGAAGGGTTGAGGAGGATGAGAGAGGTGGGACAGACGTTGGGAATCCCGCTGTACGTCTTCGGACCTGAGACTCACATGACCGCGATTTGCGGCATGGCCTTGGGCACTCGGCCCATCCCTCAGGAGAACAACGTCGAATTTGCCACAGCCAATTTTCTGCTACCGAGCGGCGAAAAACAACCCAACAAGCAGAGCTTGGGACAGAAGGGCGGCGCTGACAGCGCCAGCGCCATCTCCTGCACCAGGAAGATACAG GATGTCATACCAAACCACGTAGTGCACATAGAAATTCCACAGAAATACAAG GGTGGTGATTCGGCGGGAGTTCAAACTCCCATGTTCACCAACAAGACAAAATCGATCGTCTGGGGCATGCAAACGCGAGCCGTGCAAAGCATGCTGGACTTCGATTTCGTCTGTAGCCGAAGCGAACCCAGCGTGGTCGCCATCATCTACCCGTTCACCGGAGATCACaagcagaaatactactggGGCCACAAAGAAATTCTCATCCCAG tttacaagaaaatgaaCGACGCGATGACAAAACACCCCGAAGCCGACGTCCTGGTGAACTTCGCATCGTTACGTTCGGCCTATCAGAGCACCGTCGAAACCATGGAGTTCCCACAGATACGCACCATAGCGATCATTGCCGAGGGTATCCCCGAGAATCAAACTCGCAAACTCATCAAACTGGCCAACGAGAAGAACGTGTCGATTATAGGACCGGCCACAGTGGGCGGGGTCAAACCTGGGTGTTTCAAGATCGGCAACACGGGAGGGATGATGGATAATATTTTGCATTCGAAACTGTACAGACCGGGGAGTGTTGCGTATGTGTCCAGGTCCGGGGGAATGTCCAACGAGTTGAACAACATCGTCTCCAAGTCCACTGACGGGGTGTACGAAGGCGTGGCTATCGGAGGGGACAGGTACCCGGGGACCACTTTCATGGATCACATCATGAG ATACCAAGCCGACGAGAACGTCAAGATGATCATTCTGCTGGGCGAAGTGGGTGGCGTCGAAGAGTACGAAGTGTGCAACGCCCTCAAGAACAAGATCATAACCAAACCTTTGGTGGCCTGGTGTATTGGCACCTGCGCCGGAATGTTCACTTCGGAGGTCCAGTTCGGGCACGCCGGGTCTTGCGCCAATTCCAATCAAGAAACGGCCACCGCCAAGAACGAGGCTCTCAAAGCTGCCGGAGCACACGTCCCCAACTCCTTCGACTATCTCGGCGACGTCGTCCAAGAGGTCTACATCAGTCTGGTGTCGCAGGGAGCCATCGTGCCGGCCGCAGAGGTGCCCCCACCGACCGTACCCATGGACTACAGCTGGGCTAGGGAGCTAG GCCTGATCCGTAAACCTGCCAGCTTCATGACTTCCATTTGCGACGAGCGCGGCCAAGAACTGATCTACGCCGGCATGCCCATCTCGGACGTCCTCCAGAAGAACGTGGGTATCGGCGGGGTGATCTCGCTGCTGTGGTTCCAGAGATGCCTCCCCTCCTACGTGTGCAAGTTCTTCGAGATGTGTCTGATGGTGACGGCCGACCACGGCCCCGCCGTCTCCGGCGCCCACAACACCATCGTCTGCGCCCGAGCCGGCAAAGATCTGGTGTCCAGCTTGGTGTCGGGACTGTTGACGATCGGCGACAGATTCGGAGGGGCGCTGGACGGCGCCGCCAAGCAGTTCAGCGAGGCGTACGACACGGGCATGCACCCAGCCGAGTTCGTCAACCACATGCGGAACAAGGGCCAGCTGATCATGGGGATCGGGCACAGGGTCAAGTCGATAAACAACCCCGACCAGAGGGTGAAGATCGTTAAGGAGTTCGTGATGCAGAACTTCCCGGCGACTCCGCTGCTCTTGTACGCGTTGGAAGTGGAGAAGCTCACCACGAGCAAGAAGCCGAATCTGATCTTGAACGTGGACGGCGTCATAGCGTGCTCGTTCGTGGACATGTTGAGGAATTGCGGCAGTTTCACAAG TGAGGAGGCGCAGGAATATATTAATATCGGGGCCATCAATTCGTTGTTCGTTCTGGGGCGTTCGATAGGTTTCATTGGGCATTACATGGACCAAAAGAGATTGAAACAGGGCCTGTACAGACATCCATGGGATGACATCTCTTATGTACTTCCCGAGCAATACAACAACTAA
- the ATPCL gene encoding ATP-citrate synthase isoform X2: MSAKAIREATGKNLINKHLSGETAAVQCRFASVDPDTKFAELVANNPWLKTEKLVVKPDQLIKRRGKLGLIAVNKNLDEVQKWISERMNKDQEIGAATGKLRNFIIEPFVPHKENEEVYVCIYSHRHADTILFYHQGGVDVGDVDAKAVKLDVPIGETVDEATIANKLLGQVTAASKKAMITKFVHNLYKLYVDLYFTYLEINPLVVTEKEIYVLDLAAKLDATADFICKPMWGEIDYPPPFGRDAYPEEAYIADLDSKSGASLKLTILNKSGRIWTMVAGGGASVIYSDTICDLGGAQELANYGEYSGAPSEQQTYEYAKTILSLMTQEKHPQGKVLITGGGIANFTNVAATFRGIITALVEFQERLIEHKISIFVRRAGPNYQEGLRRMREVGQTLGIPLYVFGPETHMTAICGMALGTRPIPQENNVEFATANFLLPSGEKQPNKQSLGQKGGADSASAISCTRKIQGGDSAGVQTPMFTNKTKSIVWGMQTRAVQSMLDFDFVCSRSEPSVVAIIYPFTGDHKQKYYWGHKEILIPVYKKMNDAMTKHPEADVLVNFASLRSAYQSTVETMEFPQIRTIAIIAEGIPENQTRKLIKLANEKNVSIIGPATVGGVKPGCFKIGNTGGMMDNILHSKLYRPGSVAYVSRSGGMSNELNNIVSKSTDGVYEGVAIGGDRYPGTTFMDHIMRYQADENVKMIILLGEVGGVEEYEVCNALKNKIITKPLVAWCIGTCAGMFTSEVQFGHAGSCANSNQETATAKNEALKAAGAHVPNSFDYLGDVVQEVYISLVSQGAIVPAAEVPPPTVPMDYSWARELGLIRKPASFMTSICDERGQELIYAGMPISDVLQKNVGIGGVISLLWFQRCLPSYVCKFFEMCLMVTADHGPAVSGAHNTIVCARAGKDLVSSLVSGLLTIGDRFGGALDGAAKQFSEAYDTGMHPAEFVNHMRNKGQLIMGIGHRVKSINNPDQRVKIVKEFVMQNFPATPLLLYALEVEKLTTSKKPNLILNVDGVIACSFVDMLRNCGSFTSEEAQEYINIGAINSLFVLGRSIGFIGHYMDQKRLKQGLYRHPWDDISYVLPEQYNN; the protein is encoded by the exons GCCTGATCGCCGTCAACAAAAACCTAGACGAGGTCCAAAAATGGATATCAGAACGCATGAACAAAGACCAAGAAATCGGCGCCGCCACCGGGAAGCTTAGGAACTTCATCATCGAACCCTTCGTCCCCCACAAAGAAAACGAAGAAGTCTATGTCTGCATCTACTCGCACCGTCACGCCGACACCATCCTCTTCTACCACCAAGGTGGCGTCGATGTCGGCGACGTCGACGCCAAAGCCGTCAAACTCGACGTCCCAATTGGCGAAACGGTCGACGAAGCGACCATCGCCAACAAGCTGCTGGGACAGGTGACCGCCGCCAGCAAGAAAGCAATGATTACCAAATTCGTCCACAATCTGTACAAGCTGTACGTCGACTTGTACTTCACATATCTGGAGATCAACCCGTTGGTGGTTACCGAGAAGGAGATCTACGTTTTGGACTTGGCCGCGAAGTTGGACGCCACCGCCGATTTTATTTGCAAGCCTATGTGGGGCGAGATCGATTATCCTCCGCCTTTCGGACGTGATGCCTATCCAG AGGAAGCCTACATCGCCGACCTGGACTCGAAGTCGGGCGCCAGCCTCAAGCTGACGATCCTGAACAAGTCCGGCCGCATCTGGACCATGGTGGCCGGAGGCGGCGCCTCCGTCATCTACAGCGACACGATCTGCGACCTGGGAGGCGCTCAAGAACTGGCCAATTACGGTGAATATTCAGGCGCTCCGTCCGAACAACAGACCTACGAATACGCCAAGACCATCCTCTCGCTCATGACCCAAGAGAAGCACCCGCAGGGAAAAGTCCTGATAACCGGGGGCGGCATAGCGAACTTCACCAACGTGGCGGCGACGTTCCGCGGCATCATCACGGCGCTGGTCGAATTCCAAGAGAGACTGATCGAGCACAAGATCTCAATCTTCGTGAGACGAGCGGGACCCAACTACCAGGAAGGGTTGAGGAGGATGAGAGAGGTGGGACAGACGTTGGGAATCCCGCTGTACGTCTTCGGACCTGAGACTCACATGACCGCGATTTGCGGCATGGCCTTGGGCACTCGGCCCATCCCTCAGGAGAACAACGTCGAATTTGCCACAGCCAATTTTCTGCTACCGAGCGGCGAAAAACAACCCAACAAGCAGAGCTTGGGACAGAAGGGCGGCGCTGACAGCGCCAGCGCCATCTCCTGCACCAGGAAGATACAG GGTGGTGATTCGGCGGGAGTTCAAACTCCCATGTTCACCAACAAGACAAAATCGATCGTCTGGGGCATGCAAACGCGAGCCGTGCAAAGCATGCTGGACTTCGATTTCGTCTGTAGCCGAAGCGAACCCAGCGTGGTCGCCATCATCTACCCGTTCACCGGAGATCACaagcagaaatactactggGGCCACAAAGAAATTCTCATCCCAG tttacaagaaaatgaaCGACGCGATGACAAAACACCCCGAAGCCGACGTCCTGGTGAACTTCGCATCGTTACGTTCGGCCTATCAGAGCACCGTCGAAACCATGGAGTTCCCACAGATACGCACCATAGCGATCATTGCCGAGGGTATCCCCGAGAATCAAACTCGCAAACTCATCAAACTGGCCAACGAGAAGAACGTGTCGATTATAGGACCGGCCACAGTGGGCGGGGTCAAACCTGGGTGTTTCAAGATCGGCAACACGGGAGGGATGATGGATAATATTTTGCATTCGAAACTGTACAGACCGGGGAGTGTTGCGTATGTGTCCAGGTCCGGGGGAATGTCCAACGAGTTGAACAACATCGTCTCCAAGTCCACTGACGGGGTGTACGAAGGCGTGGCTATCGGAGGGGACAGGTACCCGGGGACCACTTTCATGGATCACATCATGAG ATACCAAGCCGACGAGAACGTCAAGATGATCATTCTGCTGGGCGAAGTGGGTGGCGTCGAAGAGTACGAAGTGTGCAACGCCCTCAAGAACAAGATCATAACCAAACCTTTGGTGGCCTGGTGTATTGGCACCTGCGCCGGAATGTTCACTTCGGAGGTCCAGTTCGGGCACGCCGGGTCTTGCGCCAATTCCAATCAAGAAACGGCCACCGCCAAGAACGAGGCTCTCAAAGCTGCCGGAGCACACGTCCCCAACTCCTTCGACTATCTCGGCGACGTCGTCCAAGAGGTCTACATCAGTCTGGTGTCGCAGGGAGCCATCGTGCCGGCCGCAGAGGTGCCCCCACCGACCGTACCCATGGACTACAGCTGGGCTAGGGAGCTAG GCCTGATCCGTAAACCTGCCAGCTTCATGACTTCCATTTGCGACGAGCGCGGCCAAGAACTGATCTACGCCGGCATGCCCATCTCGGACGTCCTCCAGAAGAACGTGGGTATCGGCGGGGTGATCTCGCTGCTGTGGTTCCAGAGATGCCTCCCCTCCTACGTGTGCAAGTTCTTCGAGATGTGTCTGATGGTGACGGCCGACCACGGCCCCGCCGTCTCCGGCGCCCACAACACCATCGTCTGCGCCCGAGCCGGCAAAGATCTGGTGTCCAGCTTGGTGTCGGGACTGTTGACGATCGGCGACAGATTCGGAGGGGCGCTGGACGGCGCCGCCAAGCAGTTCAGCGAGGCGTACGACACGGGCATGCACCCAGCCGAGTTCGTCAACCACATGCGGAACAAGGGCCAGCTGATCATGGGGATCGGGCACAGGGTCAAGTCGATAAACAACCCCGACCAGAGGGTGAAGATCGTTAAGGAGTTCGTGATGCAGAACTTCCCGGCGACTCCGCTGCTCTTGTACGCGTTGGAAGTGGAGAAGCTCACCACGAGCAAGAAGCCGAATCTGATCTTGAACGTGGACGGCGTCATAGCGTGCTCGTTCGTGGACATGTTGAGGAATTGCGGCAGTTTCACAAG TGAGGAGGCGCAGGAATATATTAATATCGGGGCCATCAATTCGTTGTTCGTTCTGGGGCGTTCGATAGGTTTCATTGGGCATTACATGGACCAAAAGAGATTGAAACAGGGCCTGTACAGACATCCATGGGATGACATCTCTTATGTACTTCCCGAGCAATACAACAACTAA